From the Octadecabacter antarcticus 307 genome, one window contains:
- a CDS encoding DUF3427 domain-containing protein yields the protein MKIATSVLNVGDGYSKAELAELFDEPKLANVREGWFQSDEQDFIPFFVTLNKEKADPSVAYNDYFEDGLFFWESQGLNTLESKWVKKFSAAEVTPLLFVREVAKVKNKTQKYIYAGRLVAPLVDETSSKPVKFTYLPTDLHSDVPEPLRSLVEWAPGQERRGELNADFAAKVEPKRKKRSKQPNTAAGTDDVVGGGYQPGPTPGEREYTVSAKDHEDWYVYVLLLSNNKAAKVGFSHEPKSRLKEYNHAILPEITGLSWRLAFTHRVQNAETAKRVEQYVLAKHAASQLQSNGEVLQNVDITELQLGIIGCAEALKFN from the coding sequence ATGAAGATAGCCACATCTGTACTGAACGTGGGAGACGGTTACAGCAAAGCAGAACTTGCTGAGTTATTCGACGAACCAAAATTGGCAAATGTGAGGGAAGGTTGGTTCCAAAGCGATGAGCAGGATTTCATCCCATTCTTTGTCACACTAAACAAAGAGAAGGCTGATCCTTCAGTAGCATACAACGACTACTTTGAAGACGGTCTGTTCTTTTGGGAAAGCCAAGGCCTGAACACACTGGAATCCAAATGGGTCAAGAAATTCTCTGCTGCTGAGGTGACCCCACTACTGTTCGTTCGCGAAGTCGCCAAGGTTAAAAACAAGACACAAAAGTACATTTACGCCGGCAGGCTTGTAGCCCCACTCGTCGACGAAACGTCGAGCAAACCCGTAAAATTCACTTACCTTCCAACAGACTTACATAGCGATGTACCAGAACCACTCAGATCTTTAGTGGAGTGGGCACCTGGTCAAGAACGTCGCGGAGAGCTGAATGCGGACTTTGCAGCCAAGGTCGAACCGAAGAGGAAAAAGAGATCCAAGCAGCCTAATACAGCGGCAGGGACGGATGATGTCGTCGGCGGGGGTTACCAACCGGGGCCAACTCCTGGTGAGAGGGAGTACACTGTTTCTGCGAAGGACCACGAAGACTGGTACGTCTACGTTTTGTTACTAAGCAACAACAAAGCAGCGAAAGTGGGTTTCTCCCACGAACCGAAATCTCGCCTGAAGGAATACAATCACGCCATCCTTCCTGAAATCACCGGTCTCTCTTGGCGCCTAGCCTTTACACATAGGGTTCAGAACGCCGAGACCGCCAAACGCGTCGAACAGTACGTTTTAGCCAAACACGCAGCATCTCAATTGCAGAGCAACGGTGAAGTGCTTCAAAACGTTGACATTACAGAACTGCAATTGGGCATCATAGGATGTGCAGAGGCGTTGAAGTTTAATTGA